The sequence below is a genomic window from Micromonospora aurantiaca ATCC 27029.
AGTGCACGTACGCGCGGGCCAGCACGTCCTGCGTCAGGTCCTCGGCCCGGTGTGTGTCGCCGGTGAGCAGCCGGGCCAGGCGCAACAGCGCCGGGCCGCGGCTGCCGACGTACTCCTCGAATGTCACACCAGGAAGACGCCGTCACCGCCGCCGGGCGTTGACCGGATCAGCGCCGGGTGTGGTCGCGGAAGCCCCGGCCGGACTTGCGGCCCAGGTAGCCGGCCGTGACCAGGTGCTCCAGCAGCGGGGCCGGGGCGAAGCCGGGCTCGCGCAGCTCCAGGTACAGCTCCCGCTGGATGGCCAGCGAGACGTCCAGGCCGACCACGTCGAGCAGCTCGAACGGACCCATCGGGTAGCCGCAGCCCAGCTTCATCGCGTAGTCGATGTCGTCGGCGGTCGAGTAGCTGGCCTCCAGCATCTTCACCGCGTCGTTCAGGTACGGGAACAGCAGCGCGTTGACGATGAAGCCGGACCGGTCGCCGCAGACCACGCCGGTCTTGCCGAGCTTCGCGCAGACCGCGCGGGCGGTGGCCGACGTCTCGGCGGAGGTGCGGATGGTCTGCACGATCTCCACCAGCGGCATGATCGGCGCCGGGTTGAAGAAGTGCAGGCCGACCACGTCGGCCGGGCGCTGGGTCGCCATCGCCACGTCGATCACCGGCAGCGACGAGGTGGTGGTGGCGAGCACGACGCCCGGCTTGCAGATCTCGTCGAGGCTGGCGAACAGCGCCTTCTTGACGCTCAGCTCCTCGATCACGGCCTCCACCACCAGGTCGACGTCGGCCAGGTGCTCCAGCGTCGCGGACCAGGTGATCCGGCCCAGCGCGTCGTCCCGGTCGGTCTCGCTGAGCTTGCCCCGCACCACGCCCTTGTTCAGCGAGGTCTTGACCGCCTCGCAGACCTTCGCGGACTTCTCCGCGCCCCGGGTCACCGAGATGACCTCGTACCCGGCCTTGGCGAACACCTCGATGATGCCGGTGGCCATGGTGCCGGAGCCGACCACGCCGACCTTCGCGATGGCGCAGGCGCCGTCGGCGAGCGCGGCGTCCGCGGCGAGCGGCGTGTACTCGTCGGGTACGACCTTCGGCGAGCCCGGCCGCTCGTAGGTGTAGAAGCCGCGGCCGGACTTGCGGCCCAGCAGCCCGGCGGTGACCATCTGCTTGAGCAGCGGGGCGGGGGCGTGCCGCCGGTCCCGGCCGCCGCGCCGGTACATGGTGTCGAGGATCTCGTACGCGGTGTCCAGGCCGATCAGGTCCATCAGCGCCAGCGGGCCCATCGGCAGGCCGCAGCCGAGCTTCATGGCGGCGTCGATGTCCTCGCGGGTGGCGTAGCGGGCCTCGAACATGCCGACCGCGTGGTTCAGGTAGCCGAACAGCAGCGCGTTGGCGATGAAGCCGGCCCGGTCGCTGATCGTCACGTCGACCTTGCCGAGCCGCTCGCAGAGCGCCTCCACGTCGGCGACCACGTCGGCGGAGGTGACCACCGTGCGGACCACCTCGACCAGCTTCATCACCGGGGCCGGGTTGAAGAAGTGGATACCGATGACCTGGTTGGGCCGGGTGGTGGCGACGGAGATCTCGGTGACGCTCAGCGAGGACGTGTTGGTGGCCAGGATCGCCTCGGGCTTGCAGACCCGGTCCAGCTCGGCGAAGATCCGCTGCTTGAGGTCCAGGTGCTCGGGCACCGCCTCGATCACCAGGTCCACGTCGTGCAGAGCGTCCAGCCCGACCCGGAAGTCGACCCGCGCGAGCAGGGCGTCCCGCTCGGCCTCGGCGAGCTTGCCCTTGGCGACCGCCCGGTCGGTGGAGCCGGTGAGCGTGGCCCGGCCGCGTTCCAGCGCCGCGTCGGAGATCTCGACGGCTGTGACGTCGACGCCGTTGCGGGCGAACACCTCCACGATGCCGGCACCCATGGTGCCCAGACCCACCACGCCCACCCTGGTGAACTCCCGCGCCACGACCGGCCTCCCCTGGCTCGACTCCGCCGTCCGCGACATGAACGGCCGCTAAGGTTATGCGCCGGAGTCTGCCACGTGACGCTGTGTTGTCGAGACGCCGTGGGATATTTCACGCACCGCGCCTCACCCGGTGGCGTTCTCCCCGGCCAGCGCCAGCAGTTCGGCGACGAACTCCGCCGGCCGCTCCAGGTGCGGGCTGTGCCCGCAGCCGGGCAGCACCACCTCGCGGTACGTCCCGCCGGCCGCCGCGTACCGGTCCAGCACCGCGCGGGTCTGCCCCACCATCGGCTGCGGCGGGCACTCCGCCTCACCCGGCCAGCCGGGCACCACACCGAGCCGGCCGAGGTACGCCAGGTCGAACAGCGAGGTGTCCGAGACGATCACGTCGGCGTCCCCGCGTACCCAGGTCACCGGCGGCTTGACCGGCACGGCGACCAGTTCGTCGGCGAGCCGGAAGTGGGCCGGGGCCAGCGCGTTGAGGACGCCGCGCGGCCCGGCGGCGGTCCCCGGCCAGTGCGCCGAGGCGACGGCCGTGCCCGGGTAGTTGTCGTCGCCGGTGGCGGTGGTCAGCATGCTCTCCAGCAGCAGGTCCTCGTCGTCGCCGAGTGACGCCGGGTCGGCCACGTACGCGGCGCGCAGCACCGCCCGCGGGCTGGTCGGGCCGTCCGCGCTCCGGTCACCGGCGGCGAGCCGGG
It includes:
- a CDS encoding alpha/beta fold hydrolase; its protein translation is MRSARLTVQANGITQAVRVAGPPDGVPVLLVHGNVSSSAFWEPLLARLPETLRVVAPDLRGYGETDTAPVDATRGLDDFADDVAALLDAPGLFAPGARPVVAGHSLGGGVAMRLLVGHPERVAALLLEAPVSPYGFGGTRDLDGTPTTPDFAGTGAGGANPDFVARLAAGDRSADGPTSPRAVLRAAYVADPASLGDDEDLLLESMLTTATGDDNYPGTAVASAHWPGTAAGPRGVLNALAPAHFRLADELVAVPVKPPVTWVRGDADVIVSDTSLFDLAYLGRLGVVPGWPGEAECPPQPMVGQTRAVLDRYAAAGGTYREVVLPGCGHSPHLERPAEFVAELLALAGENATG
- a CDS encoding 3-hydroxyacyl-CoA dehydrogenase family protein, with translation MAREFTRVGVVGLGTMGAGIVEVFARNGVDVTAVEISDAALERGRATLTGSTDRAVAKGKLAEAERDALLARVDFRVGLDALHDVDLVIEAVPEHLDLKQRIFAELDRVCKPEAILATNTSSLSVTEISVATTRPNQVIGIHFFNPAPVMKLVEVVRTVVTSADVVADVEALCERLGKVDVTISDRAGFIANALLFGYLNHAVGMFEARYATREDIDAAMKLGCGLPMGPLALMDLIGLDTAYEILDTMYRRGGRDRRHAPAPLLKQMVTAGLLGRKSGRGFYTYERPGSPKVVPDEYTPLAADAALADGACAIAKVGVVGSGTMATGIIEVFAKAGYEVISVTRGAEKSAKVCEAVKTSLNKGVVRGKLSETDRDDALGRITWSATLEHLADVDLVVEAVIEELSVKKALFASLDEICKPGVVLATTTSSLPVIDVAMATQRPADVVGLHFFNPAPIMPLVEIVQTIRTSAETSATARAVCAKLGKTGVVCGDRSGFIVNALLFPYLNDAVKMLEASYSTADDIDYAMKLGCGYPMGPFELLDVVGLDVSLAIQRELYLELREPGFAPAPLLEHLVTAGYLGRKSGRGFRDHTRR